A single genomic interval of Lacrimispora sphenoides JCM 1415 harbors:
- a CDS encoding dipeptidase, which translates to MKVVDMHCDTISELFYRREEGKVFSILKNDCHIDLERMKKGDYCLQNFALYTNLARQEHPFEYCMKLVDLFYTELEKYEDIIGIVKSYRDIEENRKNGKMSAMLTIEEGGVCQGELAFLRSFYRLGVRMATLTWNYKNELGHPNRIWEENGEAFFEPEMEHGLTEKGIEFVQEMERLGMVIDVSHLSDAGIEDMFRYTEKPFVASHSNARAIASNPRNLTDDMIRKLSERGGVTGINYCADFLHDWKKGEGALSRVEDMVLHMKHMKKVGGIQCIGLGSDFDGIGGNLEMKSPEDLPLLEVYMKKEGFSESEIEAVFYGNVLRVYKEILH; encoded by the coding sequence ATGAAAGTTGTTGATATGCATTGTGATACCATTTCAGAGCTTTTTTACCGGAGGGAAGAGGGAAAGGTCTTTTCCATCTTAAAAAATGACTGTCATATTGACTTGGAGCGAATGAAAAAAGGCGATTATTGCTTACAGAACTTTGCTTTGTATACAAATCTCGCCAGGCAGGAGCATCCGTTTGAATATTGTATGAAGCTTGTTGACCTATTTTATACGGAGCTGGAGAAATACGAAGATATCATAGGTATTGTAAAAAGCTACAGGGATATTGAAGAAAACCGGAAGAATGGAAAGATGTCTGCCATGCTTACCATAGAAGAAGGAGGCGTCTGCCAGGGAGAACTGGCATTCTTAAGAAGTTTTTACCGTCTGGGAGTCCGGATGGCCACCCTTACATGGAACTATAAAAATGAACTGGGGCATCCCAACCGGATCTGGGAGGAAAACGGAGAGGCCTTTTTTGAACCGGAGATGGAGCATGGGCTTACGGAAAAGGGAATCGAATTTGTTCAGGAGATGGAACGGCTGGGAATGGTTATCGATGTCTCCCATTTGTCGGATGCCGGGATAGAAGATATGTTCCGGTATACGGAAAAGCCATTTGTGGCCAGCCATTCCAATGCAAGAGCCATTGCCTCCAACCCAAGAAACTTAACGGACGATATGATTAGAAAGCTTTCGGAACGAGGCGGCGTGACCGGAATCAATTATTGCGCTGATTTTCTTCATGACTGGAAGAAGGGGGAAGGAGCCTTAAGCCGGGTGGAAGATATGGTTTTACATATGAAGCATATGAAAAAGGTGGGAGGCATCCAGTGTATTGGACTTGGATCGGATTTTGACGGCATCGGGGGAAATTTGGAAATGAAATCTCCGGAAGACTTACCCCTATTGGAAGTTTATATGAAAAAAGAAGGATTTTCGGAAAGCGAAATTGAGGCAGTCTTTTATGGAAATGTCCTTCGTGTCTACAAAGAAATTTTACATTAA
- a CDS encoding ABC transporter permease gives MLQSFKMALKSIWGNKMRSFLTMLGIIIGVASVIILVSLVNGQMSYMTEQFTSMGTNQINVNVTNLSSRSVTVDQMYQFYEDNKNLFSQMTPKVSLSSTLKNGTESLTNTTVSGVSEEYLEMKDQTLDSGRFLQYSDVLSRQKVCVAGYYVAWELYGGAEEAIGQTIKINGYAYQIIGVVSRQDEDELKAGGSDDVLYLPYSSSAKLNNTADINSYVFATADMDHSAEAKEAINTFLYGIFKDEDLYRITAMSELLNSLNSMMSMMSMMLGGIAGISLLVAGVGVMNIMLVSVTERTREIGIRKALGAKKRNIMQQFVIEAAVTSSLGGVVGILVGSVATTIIGTAMGMNATPTPGAVMVSFSVSVGIGLLFGYMPARRAAALNPIDALRSE, from the coding sequence ATTCTGCAATCCTTTAAAATGGCTTTAAAGAGCATCTGGGGTAATAAGATGCGTTCCTTTCTCACCATGCTTGGAATCATTATCGGCGTGGCATCGGTTATCATTCTGGTGAGTCTTGTAAACGGACAAATGTCCTATATGACGGAACAATTTACCAGCATGGGTACCAACCAGATCAATGTGAACGTAACCAATCTTTCATCCAGGTCCGTAACCGTGGATCAGATGTATCAGTTTTATGAAGACAACAAAAATCTTTTTTCTCAGATGACGCCAAAGGTTTCCTTGTCCTCTACCCTAAAAAACGGTACGGAATCCCTGACCAATACTACGGTATCCGGTGTCAGCGAAGAATATCTGGAAATGAAGGATCAGACCCTGGATTCAGGGCGGTTCCTCCAATATTCCGATGTCCTATCCAGACAAAAAGTTTGTGTTGCAGGTTATTATGTGGCTTGGGAATTATATGGAGGAGCAGAAGAAGCCATTGGACAGACCATAAAAATAAACGGTTATGCATACCAGATTATTGGTGTGGTATCCAGACAGGATGAGGATGAGCTAAAGGCCGGCGGTTCAGACGACGTTTTGTACCTTCCCTACAGCAGTTCCGCCAAGTTGAACAACACTGCAGACATAAACAGTTATGTCTTTGCTACTGCCGACATGGACCACTCCGCAGAGGCCAAAGAGGCCATCAATACCTTTCTTTATGGGATTTTCAAGGATGAAGACTTATACCGCATTACTGCTATGAGTGAGCTTTTAAACTCTTTAAATTCCATGATGTCCATGATGTCCATGATGCTTGGCGGAATCGCCGGGATCTCCCTTTTAGTTGCCGGAGTTGGAGTTATGAATATCATGCTGGTGTCCGTAACGGAACGTACCAGAGAAATCGGAATCAGGAAGGCACTGGGGGCAAAAAAACGCAACATCATGCAGCAGTTTGTAATAGAGGCCGCAGTTACCAGCTCTCTTGGCGGGGTTGTTGGTATCCTGGTGGGCTCCGTGGCAACTACCATCATTGGAACTGCTATGGGAATGAATGCCACACCAACACCCGGTGCCGTCATGGTTTCCTTCAGCGTATCCGTGGGGATCGGCCTTTTATTTGGCTATATGCCTGCCAGAAGGGCTGCTGCTTTGAATCCTATTGACGCTCTGCGCAGCGAGTAA
- a CDS encoding ABC transporter ATP-binding protein, translating to MGEEEVRANNGVSLTICHGEFVAIVGKSGSGKSTLMNIIGALDVPTSGEYLLGGEDVGRMSDNQLAGIRNKMIGFIFQQYNLLPRLNLLENVELPLLYAGAGTNERNKRAMASLERVGLAEKWKNFPNQLSGGQQQRVSIARALAGDPSLILADEPTGALDSKTSREVLNFLKKLNDEGNTIVMITHDSAIAKEARRVIRVHDGKINFDGDVNEYSAIL from the coding sequence ATGGGAGAGGAGGAGGTCCGTGCAAACAACGGCGTGTCTTTGACCATCTGCCACGGGGAATTCGTGGCTATTGTAGGAAAGTCGGGAAGCGGAAAATCCACGCTCATGAATATTATAGGCGCACTGGATGTTCCCACGTCAGGAGAATATCTTCTGGGCGGTGAGGATGTGGGCAGGATGTCGGATAACCAGCTGGCCGGGATACGGAATAAGATGATTGGCTTTATCTTCCAGCAGTACAATCTGCTTCCCAGACTGAATCTTCTTGAAAATGTGGAACTGCCCCTGTTATATGCAGGGGCAGGAACCAATGAACGGAACAAACGGGCCATGGCCTCTCTGGAACGGGTTGGCCTGGCGGAAAAGTGGAAAAATTTTCCCAATCAGCTTTCCGGAGGCCAGCAGCAGAGGGTTTCCATTGCAAGGGCGCTGGCAGGAGATCCCTCCCTGATTCTGGCCGATGAGCCTACGGGGGCTCTGGATTCAAAAACCAGCCGGGAAGTCCTTAATTTCTTAAAAAAGCTGAACGATGAGGGAAATACCATCGTCATGATCACCCATGACAGCGCCATTGCAAAGGAAGCCAGGCGGGTGATCCGGGTACACGATGGTAAAATTAATTTCGATGGAGACGTAAATGAATATTCTGCAATCCTTTAA
- a CDS encoding efflux RND transporter periplasmic adaptor subunit, with protein sequence MKKVIQKLFSKEKRKGRIKGKKILILLIIILAVLAGVMAAASFKKSKEASAESKSIRTAKVTKQDIVSELSSSGTISPQNTYDITSLVEGEVIAADFEEGDEVEKGQILYRIDTSSMESEMTSVNNSLSRAQENYQTALDDYNSALGDYSGNTYKSTESGYIKSLSIKEGDKVGNNTEIASVYDDKTMKIKLPFLSGEAAQITAGQAAVLTLTDTGEQIQGAVTSVSNMDVTLTGGRIVRYVTIEVTNPGGLTTDTPATAAIGDYVCSVEATFEPKLESTMKADLSSNVEVGTLLVHEGDYVTKGTPLFTMESKSADKLLRTYKDTMEKAQETLEGAKSKLESTENTYDNYTITAPISGKVITKTVKAGDKITKSSSGSTTLAVIYDMSGYTFKMSVDELDVKSVKVGQEVNITADAVPGKTFSGTVTNVSLESSTSNGVTNYPVTITLNDGMDELLPGMNVDGVIILDKAADVLAVPADALMRGNQVYVKDDSVKEPQGNIPAGFRAVEVTTGLINDDYVEINSGLEENQEVYVAQTTVGTSMNVVMPGGMGGINVGPGGSGSGSGVRYRSEGSSGGSGSGVRQP encoded by the coding sequence ATGAAAAAAGTCATTCAGAAATTATTTTCAAAAGAAAAAAGAAAAGGACGGATAAAGGGAAAAAAGATTTTGATCCTTCTTATCATAATCCTTGCGGTGCTGGCAGGAGTGATGGCGGCGGCAAGCTTTAAAAAATCAAAGGAAGCATCCGCCGAATCAAAGAGCATAAGAACTGCAAAAGTTACGAAGCAGGACATTGTTTCTGAGCTATCCTCCTCTGGAACCATTTCTCCTCAGAATACCTATGACATTACCTCTTTGGTGGAAGGAGAAGTCATTGCAGCAGATTTTGAAGAGGGAGACGAGGTAGAAAAGGGACAGATCCTCTACCGGATCGATACATCATCCATGGAATCGGAGATGACATCGGTGAACAACTCCCTGTCCAGAGCTCAGGAAAATTATCAAACTGCGCTGGATGATTACAATTCTGCTTTAGGTGATTACAGCGGAAATACCTATAAATCCACAGAGAGCGGGTACATAAAATCGCTTTCCATTAAGGAAGGTGATAAAGTAGGAAACAATACGGAAATTGCCTCTGTTTATGATGATAAAACCATGAAGATCAAGCTTCCATTCCTCTCCGGAGAGGCAGCCCAGATAACGGCCGGACAGGCGGCGGTTCTTACCCTTACCGATACAGGAGAGCAGATTCAGGGTGCAGTCACTTCTGTCAGCAATATGGATGTAACCTTAACTGGAGGGCGTATCGTTCGTTATGTCACCATTGAAGTTACAAATCCAGGCGGTCTTACCACGGATACCCCGGCTACGGCAGCGATAGGCGATTATGTGTGCAGTGTGGAAGCAACATTTGAACCCAAGCTTGAGTCGACCATGAAAGCGGACTTATCCTCCAACGTGGAGGTAGGAACCCTGCTGGTGCATGAAGGTGATTATGTAACGAAGGGAACTCCTCTATTTACAATGGAAAGCAAGTCTGCGGATAAACTGCTTCGCACATATAAAGATACGATGGAAAAGGCCCAGGAAACTCTGGAAGGAGCAAAAAGCAAACTGGAGAGTACCGAGAATACTTATGATAACTATACCATTACCGCACCTATATCCGGAAAGGTCATTACAAAAACCGTGAAAGCGGGAGATAAGATCACCAAAAGCTCCAGCGGAAGCACAACCCTGGCAGTCATATACGATATGTCGGGCTATACGTTTAAAATGTCTGTGGATGAATTGGATGTCAAGTCCGTGAAAGTAGGCCAGGAGGTGAATATTACTGCCGATGCCGTACCTGGTAAAACCTTTTCCGGCACAGTTACCAATGTAAGCCTGGAAAGCTCTACTTCCAACGGGGTCACCAATTATCCTGTTACTATCACCTTAAACGATGGTATGGATGAGCTTCTCCCAGGCATGAACGTAGATGGGGTAATCATTTTGGATAAAGCGGCCGATGTCCTTGCCGTACCGGCCGATGCGCTTATGCGGGGAAATCAGGTCTATGTAAAGGATGATTCGGTGAAGGAGCCTCAGGGGAACATTCCGGCAGGCTTTCGGGCGGTAGAAGTTACCACAGGCCTGATCAATGATGATTATGTGGAAATTAACAGCGGATTGGAAGAGAATCAGGAGGTTTACGTTGCACAAACTACTGTAGGCACATCAATGAATGTTGTGATGCCGGGAGGCATGGGCGGCATAAATGTAGGCCCAGGCGGCTCAGGTTCCGGTTCTGGAGTCAGGTACCGCAGTGAAGGCAGCAGCGGCGGTTCCGGCAGCGGCGTCCGTCAGCCATAA
- a CDS encoding S-layer homology domain-containing protein encodes MNGRKIAASLAFVMAATAVSPMITEASSSFDLRKKVVGVSGIMNTGNLNLSVTRGEFASMLVNASSYRSTAGKTSNTSVFADVPRNHEYAAQIRIAAEQGWMNGYLGGNFKPDDSITLQEGVKGVLGLLGYANSDFTGDQTGSRLSKYHFLELDENLNKEALEVLNKEDCINLFYNLLKTDTKSGTMFGKSLNCELTSDGEIDPFSMVDNSIKGPKIAKSSSRLKSILPFKLSEANIYLDGEPVNNSSNAIDVSLESEDGVLVYYHTISKTVWLYTIGNENENGRSAVFGEITNVVYDSSDLMTPGAIILDDGNTYELTSTEMKFAFSSYGDLRVGDTVNLVYTLSVDNDGNETRTVIDYIE; translated from the coding sequence ATGAACGGACGTAAAATAGCGGCTTCCCTGGCTTTTGTAATGGCCGCGACGGCAGTCAGCCCTATGATAACTGAGGCATCAAGTAGTTTTGATTTAAGGAAAAAGGTAGTCGGAGTTTCGGGAATCATGAACACCGGGAATCTGAATCTGTCGGTGACGCGGGGAGAATTTGCCAGCATGCTGGTAAATGCATCCTCCTATCGAAGCACGGCCGGCAAGACCAGTAACACTTCCGTATTTGCCGATGTTCCAAGAAACCATGAATATGCAGCCCAAATCAGGATTGCAGCGGAACAGGGGTGGATGAACGGATATTTAGGAGGAAATTTTAAACCAGACGATTCCATAACACTTCAGGAAGGGGTAAAAGGAGTTTTAGGACTTTTGGGCTATGCAAATTCTGACTTTACCGGTGACCAGACCGGTTCCAGGCTTTCCAAATATCATTTTCTGGAACTGGATGAAAATCTGAATAAAGAGGCTTTGGAAGTCTTAAATAAAGAAGACTGCATCAACCTGTTTTATAATTTGTTAAAAACAGATACGAAATCTGGAACCATGTTTGGAAAAAGCTTAAACTGCGAATTGACCAGTGATGGGGAGATCGATCCGTTTTCAATGGTCGACAACAGTATCAAGGGACCGAAGATCGCAAAAAGCAGCAGCAGGCTCAAATCCATATTACCTTTTAAGCTTAGTGAAGCCAATATTTATCTTGATGGAGAACCTGTTAATAATTCCAGCAATGCAATTGATGTTTCCTTGGAAAGCGAAGACGGAGTTCTGGTATATTATCATACCATTTCTAAAACCGTGTGGCTTTATACCATTGGAAACGAAAATGAAAACGGACGCTCCGCCGTATTTGGGGAAATCACAAACGTTGTTTATGATTCTTCGGATTTAATGACACCGGGAGCAATCATACTGGATGACGGCAACACCTACGAGCTTACCAGCACTGAGATGAAGTTTGCATTTTCTTCCTATGGGGATCTACGGGTAGGTGATACCGTGAATCTGGTCTATACCCTGTCTGTAGATAACGATGGAAATGAAACCCGGACTGTCATTGATTATATAGAATAG
- a CDS encoding response regulator transcription factor, giving the protein MKVLIVEDEVRLADALGQIMKEQHYQADIVYNGTDGLSCGLSGEYDVIVLDVMLPGENGFQVVKKLREARIQTPVLLLTARDDIQDKVTGLDRGADDYMTKPFIPEELLARIRALSRRQGEVIVEEMKFGDLTLSLSGNDLCCGTKSIHLGYKEFEVLKILMSNSGRIVSKETLISRVWGSDSDAEDNNVEAYISFLRKKLNFVGSRVEISTLRKVGYRLEETT; this is encoded by the coding sequence ATGAAGGTATTGATTGTAGAAGACGAAGTAAGGCTGGCCGATGCTTTGGGACAGATTATGAAGGAACAACATTACCAGGCTGATATTGTGTATAATGGTACTGACGGTTTGTCCTGCGGTCTTTCCGGGGAATATGACGTCATTGTTTTAGATGTCATGCTGCCGGGAGAAAATGGTTTTCAAGTGGTGAAAAAGCTGAGAGAGGCCCGCATCCAGACTCCTGTTCTCTTGCTGACCGCACGGGATGACATTCAGGATAAGGTAACCGGACTTGACAGAGGAGCTGATGACTATATGACAAAGCCCTTTATACCGGAAGAGCTGTTAGCCCGCATCAGGGCTCTCTCCCGCCGTCAGGGAGAAGTAATCGTAGAAGAAATGAAATTCGGAGACTTGACACTTTCTCTCTCTGGCAATGATTTATGCTGCGGCACCAAATCCATTCATCTTGGATATAAGGAATTTGAAGTGTTAAAGATCCTTATGAGCAATTCCGGAAGGATCGTTTCAAAGGAAACTCTCATCTCAAGGGTATGGGGCAGCGATTCCGACGCAGAGGACAATAATGTTGAGGCTTATATTTCCTTTTTACGCAAAAAGCTGAATTTTGTGGGTTCAAGGGTGGAAATCAGCACTCTCCGAAAGGTCGGATACCGCCTGGAGGAAACAACATGA
- a CDS encoding sensor histidine kinase, with amino-acid sequence MIKKLRRRFVLVNMIFVITILSAVLGIFYYANFKRIERQTVMALYQAVDRNQPDHLPDKVEITRRPQRNLPPLVPIFVVNLNNRNSIENIRENNLTVTRELASTLVELAKANDSSQGELKDYSLRYLKVSSIEGTKIVFADQRYERDNLKALLINCLLIFLAAVFLFLILSIFLSRLALRPVETAWRMQNQFIADASHELKTPLTVILANLQILSLHKECTIMDQQKWLNNTKEEAERMKQLVEELLFLARSDTGAVQASQMAMAPLDFSDIVLNGVLLFESVAFENKVNLENKIDTGIILEGWEVQLKQVINILLDNACKYAGKHGSVSVSLKKSTHNAVLTVQNTGDPIPEKEQIHVFERFYRTDESRARKDGGYGLGLSIAKTIVDHHKGRINLTSSLETGTIFTVSFPLSSRQHINRT; translated from the coding sequence ATGATAAAAAAATTAAGAAGACGGTTTGTTTTAGTTAACATGATTTTTGTAATAACCATTCTTTCCGCTGTTCTTGGTATCTTTTACTACGCCAATTTTAAACGCATCGAGCGGCAGACCGTCATGGCTCTTTACCAGGCCGTCGACCGAAACCAGCCGGACCATCTGCCGGATAAGGTAGAAATCACCCGCAGACCTCAAAGGAACCTGCCGCCTCTTGTCCCTATTTTCGTGGTTAATTTAAACAACCGCAACTCCATAGAAAACATAAGGGAAAACAATTTAACGGTTACCAGGGAGCTGGCTTCCACCCTGGTGGAGCTGGCAAAAGCGAATGACTCTTCCCAGGGGGAACTTAAGGATTATTCTCTTCGCTACCTTAAAGTTTCTTCCATAGAGGGTACGAAAATAGTATTTGCAGACCAAAGATATGAACGGGATAATTTAAAAGCCCTCCTGATCAATTGTCTGCTGATCTTTCTTGCGGCGGTTTTTCTTTTTTTGATCCTGAGTATTTTCCTTTCCCGTCTGGCGTTAAGGCCTGTGGAAACCGCATGGCGGATGCAAAACCAGTTCATTGCCGATGCATCCCATGAACTTAAGACACCTCTTACTGTAATTCTGGCCAATTTACAGATTCTTTCCCTTCATAAGGAATGCACCATCATGGATCAGCAGAAATGGCTGAACAACACAAAAGAAGAGGCAGAACGCATGAAGCAGCTTGTGGAAGAACTGCTCTTTTTGGCCCGCTCCGATACTGGGGCCGTCCAGGCCTCCCAGATGGCAATGGCTCCTCTTGATTTCAGTGACATCGTATTAAACGGTGTCCTGCTTTTTGAATCCGTTGCCTTTGAAAATAAGGTGAACCTGGAAAATAAAATTGATACCGGTATTATCCTGGAAGGCTGGGAAGTCCAGCTAAAGCAGGTAATCAACATCCTGCTGGACAATGCCTGCAAATACGCTGGTAAACATGGTTCCGTATCTGTCAGCTTAAAAAAATCCACCCATAATGCCGTCTTGACCGTTCAAAATACGGGAGACCCTATTCCCGAAAAGGAGCAGATCCATGTCTTTGAACGGTTTTACCGGACGGATGAATCAAGAGCCCGTAAGGATGGAGGCTATGGACTTGGCCTTTCCATTGCAAAGACCATTGTTGACCACCATAAGGGAAGGATTAACCTGACCAGCAGCCTTGAAACAGGAACTATTTTTACTGTCAGCTTTCCCCTCTCTTCCCGCCAGCACATAAACAGAACATAA
- a CDS encoding GTP pyrophosphokinase translates to MNISMNPNSELNQSIVNVPNLVQVPDPLMKQAYQFQEAMMMYTCAIREIKTKLEVLNDELSVRNSRNPIEMVKSRVKKPISIVEKLQRRGLPVSLESMMENLDDVAGIRVICSFLDDIYAVADMLARQDDVHIIAIKDYIRHPKKNGYRSYHMIVEIPVFFSDQKKWMRAEVQIRTIAMDFWASLDHQLKYKKEVEEYSQEISEELRECADVIAQTDERMLGIRKRIEDHGIAVSK, encoded by the coding sequence ATGAATATTAGCATGAACCCCAATAGTGAATTGAACCAGTCCATTGTGAATGTTCCCAATCTGGTTCAGGTTCCGGACCCGCTTATGAAGCAGGCATACCAGTTTCAGGAAGCTATGATGATGTATACCTGTGCCATCCGGGAGATCAAGACAAAGCTGGAGGTCCTAAATGATGAACTGTCAGTCAGGAACTCCAGAAACCCAATTGAAATGGTTAAATCAAGAGTAAAGAAGCCCATCAGCATTGTGGAAAAGCTGCAGCGCAGAGGGCTGCCGGTTTCCCTGGAATCCATGATGGAAAATCTGGATGATGTTGCAGGAATCCGCGTGATCTGCTCGTTCCTTGATGATATTTATGCTGTGGCAGATATGCTGGCCCGCCAGGATGATGTACATATCATTGCCATTAAGGATTACATCCGCCACCCCAAAAAAAATGGTTACCGCAGCTATCATATGATCGTAGAGATCCCCGTGTTCTTTTCCGACCAGAAAAAATGGATGAGGGCAGAGGTCCAGATCCGTACCATTGCCATGGATTTCTGGGCCAGTCTGGACCACCAATTAAAATATAAAAAAGAAGTGGAAGAGTATTCCCAGGAAATCAGCGAAGAACTGCGGGAGTGTGCGGATGTGATCGCACAGACCGACGAAAGAATGCTGGGTATCAGAAAGAGAATTGAGGATCATGGAATTGCAGTTTCTAAATAA